The Arcobacter porcinus sequence AATGAAAAAGTTTTGATATATCCACTATCATTTATAGTTGATAATTCTGAAACAGATTTTGAACTAGCTATTGAATACAAACATATTGCAGATAATTTAGGAATCAAAGAGTATAAAGTTTGTAAATGCGTGAATGATAGTAATGCTTTTATAGAAGCTATAAAAGATATTATAAAATGAATAAAATATCAAAGGGAAAATTATGAAAAAAAGATTGATAAAAATAGTAAAGAAAGCTGGAAAAATCTTAAAAAAAGGTTACTATTCTGATAAGTCTGTAAGATTTAAAGCTAAAAAAGATTTGGTAACAATTTATGATTTAGCAGTAGAAAAATATTTAAAAAAAGAGTTTAGTAAATATTTTAAAGAGTTTAATATAATAGCAGAAGAATCAAATAATAATAGTGTTGAATTTGGAAATTCAATAATAATAGATCCAATAGATGGAACTACAAACTTTGTAAATAAAGTTCCACATACAGCAATAAGTGTGGGAGTTTATAAAGATAAAAAACCTTTTATGGCTATTGTTTATAATCCAATTTTAAATGAGCTTTATTATGCAAAAAAAGATTGTGGTGCTTTTTTAAACGGTAAAAAAATAAGAGTAAGCAAAGAAGATGATTTACAAAAATCACTTTTAGCAACAGGTTTTCCATATAGCAGTGGAGAAAATGTAGATGATTTAAATGATGTTGCAAAGAAGATAAAAAGTGTTTTACCACATTGTCAAGATATAAGAAGACTTGGAAGTGCTTCAATAGATCTTTGTATGGTTGCAAAAGGTGTTTTTGAAGGATATTATGAGATGAATTTAAAAGCTTGGGATGTAAGTGCTGGGATTCTAATTTTAAGTGAAGCTGGTGGAAAAGTTACAAACATAAATGGACAAGAGTATAAATTATTTGAAGATAAATATATAGTTGCTACAAATTCAAAGATTCATGAGAAACTATTAAATAAACTGGATATTTAGTAAGTTTTAGATATTATCTTAACTTTTAATAAATAAAATACTTAATAAAAAATATATGTAAGGGAAATAAATATGTGTGGAATTGTTGGATATATTGGTAAACAAGATAGTTGTAAAATTCTACTTGATGGATTAAAAGAGCTAGAATATAGAGGATATGATAGTGCAGGAATTGCAGCTTTAAATGATAAAGGAATAGATGTATTTAAAGCAGTTGGTAAACTTGTAAACCTTGAAGATAAAGTAAATGAGTGTAAAAATGGTATTTATAATCTTGGAATTGGTCATACAAGATGGGCAACTCATGGAAAACCAACAGAAGTAAATGCACATCCACATCTAGGAGAGTACTCTTATGTTGTTCATAATGGAATTATAGAAAATTATAAAGAGCTAAAAGATGAACTTTTATCACTTGGACATAAATTTGTATCTCAAACTGATACAGAAGTTATAGTTCATCTTTTCGAACACTACAACAACAATTTAAAAGATTCGAAAAAAGCATTTCAAGAGACTATAAAAAGACTTGAAGGTGCTTTTGCAATACTTCTAATTACAAAAGATGAACCAGAAAAAATATTTTTCTATAAGTTAGGAAGTCCAATGATTGTGGCTAAAGGATTAGAAAAAGATGAAGTATTATTTGCTTCATCAGATTCAGCTTTAATTGGACTTGCAAGTGATGTTGTATATCTTGATGATAGAGTTGGTGGAATTGCTACGAAAAACAATATTGAATTTTTCTCACAAAACATTGTTTGGTCAAAACTTCCAAGTTCAAAACAGACTGCACAAAAAAATGGTTTTAGATATTTTATGGAAAAAGAGATTTATGAGCAAAGTGTAGTTGTAAGTGATACAATGCTAGGGCGTGTAAAAGATAGTGAAATAGATTTTGATGAGATAAATGCATCTATTCTTGATGGAATTACAGAGATTAAAATTTGTGCTTGTGGAACTTCATATCATGCTGGTTTAGTATCTTCATATCTTTTTGAAAGAGTTGCAAAATTAAAATGTTCTGTTGAGGTTGCAAGTGAATTTAGATACAAAGAACCTCTTTTAACAAAAAATACACTTTTTATAGTAATCTCACAAAGCGGTGAAACAGCTGATACTTTGGAAGCTTTAAAAATGGCAAAAGAAGTTGGACTTAAAACATTGGTTATTTGTAATGTTGATAACTCATCAATGACAAGAGTTGCAGAACATACAATCCTAACAAGAGCAGGTATTGAAAAAGGTGTTGCTTCAACTAAAGCATTTTCAACTCAAACTGTTGTTTTATGGATGTTAAGTTTATATTTTGCAAAACTTAAAAATAGTGTTTCAAAAGAGTTTTTAGAAAAAGAGATTAAGACTTTAAGAGAAGTTCCAAAAGCTTTAAAAGTTTATGAAAATATTCATGAAAAAGCAAAAAGATTATCAAAAAGATACCTTCATGGGCATGGATTCTTCTTTATAGGAAGAGATGTGTTTTATCCTTTAGCACTTGAAGGGGCTTTAAAATTAAAAGAGATATCTTATTTACATGCTGAAGGTTATCCAGCTGGTGAGATGAAACATGGTCCAATAGCTCTTGCAGATCCAGAACTATTTACAATTGCTTTAATGCCAAAAACTATGTTATACGATAAAATTAAATCAAATGTTGAAGAATTAAGTGCAAGAGATAGTACAATTTGTGCAATTTCTCCACTTGATTTTGAATTAGCAGATGATTTTATAAAAATTAATGATTGTGATCATTATATGCTTGAGTTTTTTGAAATGCTTATTGCTTTACAACTATTATCAATGGAAATTTCAATCAGACTTGAGAATGATGTTGATATGCCAAGAAATTTAGCAAAATCAGTAACTGTTGAATAATAAAATCTATATCAAAGAAAAAGTTTGTTAAAGTTACAAACTTTTTCTTTAAATTTTAATATTTTTAGAAAAAATAATTCTTTATATTTTATTTTAGTTTCTTAATAAAAGAACTTTTTAAATGGAAAACAAAGGATGGAAAACAATTCAAGCAAAAGCTTGTGGAAAACAAAGGATGGAAAACAAAATGGAAAAAAAATCACAATATTTATTTACAAGTGAAGTAGTAAGCCCTGGTCACCCAGATAAGTGTGCAGATATAATTGCAGACTCAATAGTTGATAGGCTAATAATAGAAGATAGTAATAGCAGAGTTGCTAGTGAAGTTTTTGTTGCTGGAAAACATGTTGTTATTGGTGGAGAAGTTAAATCTAAGGCAAATTTATCACAAAATGATTATGAGAAAATCGTAAAAGATGCTTTAGCAAAAATTGGTTACGACGGAAAAGGTGCTTTTTCTAAAGAGCAAGCACTTCATCCTGATGATGTAAAAGTTCAAGTATTATTAAACCAACAAAGTCCAGATATTAGCCAAGGTGTTGATCAAACAACTGGAGAAATTGGTGCTGGAGATCAAGGAATTATGTTTGGTTTTGCTTCAAATGAAGCAGATGAATATATGCCAGCAGCAATTGTTTATGCTAGAAAATTAAGTGATACAGTTTATAACTATGCACTTAAAAATAAAGATAAATTTGGAGTTGATATTAAGACTCAAGTTACAATAGATTATGGAACAAAAGAGAATTTTGAAAATGGAATTCCAAAAAGAATTCATACAATAGTTGTATCAGCACCAAGTGTTGAAACTATGAAGATAGAAGAAGTTAGAGCTATTATTCAAGATTTAATTGATAATTCAGGTTTACCAGAAAATCTATATGATAAGAAAAATACAATAATACATATAAATCCAACAGGAAGATATGTAAATCACTCATCTTTACATGATAGTGGATTAACAGGAAGAAAACTAATAGTTGATAGCTTTGGTGGATATGCACCAATTGGTGGTGGAGCACAAAGTAGTAAAGATTATACAAAAGTTGATAGAAGTGGATTATATGCAGCAAGATGGATTGCGAAACATATCGTTGCTTCAGGCTTAGCAAAAAAAGCTATTGTTCAAATATCTTATGCAATAGGAGTTGCAAAACCAACTTCAGTAGCAGTTGATACAATGGGAACATTTACAAAACATAATGATGATGTATTATCTGAGTTTGTAATGAATAACTTTTCTTTAACACCAAAATGGATTACAGATAAATTTAAACTTGATAAACCAAGTCTTAATACATTTTTATATGCAGATGTAGCTGCACGTGGACAAGTTGGTCAGTCTGATTATCCTTGGGAAAAATTAGATGAATTGGATAAATTTAAAAACATTTAGTAATATTTATATATAATAACACTTTAGAAAAAGAAGGAGAATAGGTCGTGGATTTAAAAAATCTATTTAGTAAAATATCATTTGATAATACAAGTAAAGAGCAAGCTAAAAAAAGTGAAGCTCCAAGCCACTGGATTAAGTGTACTAGTTGTAGTTCTTTAATGTTCATTAAAGAGATTGAAAATCAAGATAATGTATGTCCAAAATGTGGATATCACTTAAGAATTGGTGCAAAAAGAAGAATAGAGATATTAGCAGATGAGAATAGCTTTGTAGAGTTTGATACGAATCTAAGACCAAATGACCCTTTAAATTTTGTGGATAAACTATCTTATAAAAAGAAAGTAGAAGATGCTCTTGCGAAAACTGGAAGAGTTTCAAGTGTTATTAGTGGTGAATGTACAATAAATAGTATTCCTGTTCAACTTGTAGTTTTTGATTTTGCTTTTATGGGTGGAAGTTTAGGTTCGGTTGAGGGTGAAAAAATAGTAAGAGCAGTAAATAGAGCTATTGAAAAAAGAGAAGCAGTTATTATTGTTTCAGCTTCGGGTGGAGCTAGAATGCAAGAATCAACTTTTGCTTTAATGCAAATGGCAAAAACAAGTGCAGCATTAAAAAAACTTGATGATGAAAAACTTCCTTATATCTCGATTCTAACAGATCCAACATTTGGTGGAGTTTCTGCATCTTTTGCTCTATTAGGAGATATAATAATGGCTGAACCAGGAGCTTTAATTGGATTTGCTGGACAAAGAGTTATTAAGCAAACTATTGGAGCTGATCTACCTGAAAACTTCCAAAGAGCAGAATTCTTATTAGAAAAAGGTTCTATTGATATGGTTGTAAATAGAAGAGATATGAAAAAGACAATTAGTGATTTACTAAGTATTTTTGGACAAAAGAAAATCAGCTAAAATGCTTTCAATTTTAGAAAAATCTTTGGGCTTTTCGCTCAATGATTTTAACTACTTATATATTCTATGTGACTACGAAACGCTACAAAAAAAAGATATAACTTTAGAAGATTTTGTTAAAAAAGTAAAAAATAGTAATGCAAAATTACTTCAATATAGAGATAAAATTTCAGATGAAAATATCATTATAAAAAATCTTAAATATCTAAAAGAAAACCTAAATATTCCTATAATTATAAATGATAAATTAGAGCTAATAGAGTTTGCAGATGGTCTTCATTTAGGTCAAGAAGATATTTATAAAATACATCAAGATAAAAAAATAGCTATAAAACTTTTAAGAGCAAAAATTAAAGATAAACTTCTTGGAATATCAACTCATAATGAATTTGAAATACTTGAAGCAAACTCTTTAGATATTGATATGATAGGACTTGGAGCATATAAAAATACAAGCACAAAAGATATATCAAATATTTTAGGTGATAAATTATCCTATCTAGCAAAAATATCAAAACATCCAGTTTGTGCAATTGGTGGAGTAAAAGTTGATGATAAGATAGATAATGCAAGATTTAATTGTGTTGGGAGTGATTTTTTAAATTGAAAATAAATATCTATATAATTGCAAAAAAATCAAATGATACTTATGATAAATTAATAAATGATTTTATAAAAATGTCTAGCAAATTTGCAAATATATCTATACATTATCTATTTAATAATGAGATATCAAAAGCACAAAATATAAATGAATTCGAGGCTCAGAAAGTATATACAAAAGTATATACACCTTATTTAAAAGGATTTAATATAGCTCTTGATGTATTAGGAAAACAAGTTGATACTTTTGCTTTTTCTAAATTATTAGAAGATAAAAATGAAGTTAATTTTTTTATAGGTGGAGCTTATGGTTTTCAAAGAGAGTTTTTAGACCTTTGTGACCATACAATATCATTAAGTAATCTTACTTTTGCACATAAAATTGCAACTTTAGTATTGGGTGAACAAATATTTAGGTCTCTAAGTATTTTAAATAATCATCCGTATCATAAGTAATTTATAAATATTTAAGTATAATAAATTGACTAAAAAAAACAATAAAAGGAATAAAGACAATGGGTCTTAAAAATTATATCATTGCTACAATTTTGTTGATGGTTGTTGTATATGCTTTTGTACATAGCCTACAATTAAGTGCTTATACTCTTACTCTATTAGGAAACTCATGGACAATGCCAGCTGAACTTTGGATTTTAGTTCCAATGCTTTTCTTAGTTCTTTTAACATATTTACATATGGCTTTTTATACATTAGTTGAAGGTTTTAAAAGTAGATTTTTAAAACAAGATATCAAAAATATGTTTGATTTAATAAGAACAAAACTAATAGAAGATGATAAAAAAGTAATATTTAAAACAAAAGAGTTTAAAGAGTTATCAAAAGTTGTATCTAATATAAATTTTGATTTAAAATCTACTATTTCAAACTTTTCAAATGAAGATTTAAATATTGCTATTAGAACTATAAATGATATAAATGCTGGAGCTTATATAAAAGATTTAAAAAGCAAACAAGGCTCAAAACTTTATGAGAAAAATATAAAAAATAGAATTAAAAATGATGCTGATTTTGCTGTTGAAGTTGTAAAAAGAGCAGATAAATATTGTTATGATTTACAAAAAACTGCACTTTTAAAAGTTATTGAAGATAAGAGTTTAACAACAGTTAAAAAAGCTTATACATATGTAAAACTTGATAAAGAGCTAGTTACAGCTATTCTTAAAAAAGATATTGCAACAGATGATTTCTCTTTAGGATATGAAGAGGTAATTAGAATTTTAAAAGATTTAAAACTTTCAAAAGAGGATTTTGTAGAGTTTGCAAAACTATATGAAGATAGTGAAAAACCAGATATTCTGATTTTACTTTTTGAAAAACTTTCAAGTGAAAATGAAGATGCAACAGATGCATATTTATATGTATTAAATAAATTTGAGATGAAAGATAAATTAAGAGAGTTTTTAATTGGTTCAGCAGATGATGAATATGTTGCATTTAAAGCACTTTTAGATTTAAAAGATGCTGGAAAATTATATAGTTTGGAAAGTATAAGTTATAAATAATGCAAAAAAAACTTGATTTTTCAAAGCCACTAGTGGTTTTAGCACCACTTGCTGGATATACAGATTTACCTTTTAGAAGTGTAGTAAAAAAATTTGGAGCAGATTTAACAATATCTGAGATGATAAGCTCAAATGCACTTGTATATAAAAGTGCAAGAACATTAAAAATGGTTGAGAAATCTCCAAGTGAAGATCCATATTTTGTACAAATTGCTGGAAATAGTGTTGATTTAGTAAGAGCTGCCGTTGAGATATTAAATGATGTTGAAGGAATTGATGGAATTGATTTAAACTGTGGTTGTCCAGCACCAAAAGTTTTTAATCATGGTTCAGGTTCAAATCTTTTAGGGGATTTAAATAAGCTTGAAGAGATATTAAGTACAGTAAAAAAATACTCTAAAAAACAATACACAAGTGCAAAGGTAAGACTTGGTGTAAATGATAAAATTCCAGTGGAAATTGGAAAAGCAGTTGAAGCTTGTGGAGTTGATTTTGTATCTGTTCATGGACGAACAAGAGCAGGAAAATACAAAGCTCCAGTTGATTATGATGCAATAAAACAGATGAAAGATGCTATTTCTATACCAGTTATTGCAAATGGAGATATAAAAGATTATAAAAAAGCAAAAGAGGTTTTAGAGTATACAAAAGCTGATGGTGTGATGATAGGTCGAGGAGCCATTGGAAAACCTTGGGTATTTTATCAATTAAAACATCAACTTGAAGATATTGATAATAATATTAAAAAAGAGATTATTTTAGAACATTATGACAAGATGTTAGAGTTTCATGGACCTTATGGAGCAATAATTTTTAGAAAGCTTCTGCATGCATATTCAAAGGGCTATACAGGAGCAAATGAGTTTAGAGATTTAGTAAATCAAGTAAGTGATGTAGATATTATGAGGGATTTAATAGATAACTTTTTTTAATTTTAATATTAGTAAAAAGATTTTTAGATAAAATATCCAAATTTTATAAAAAATATAAAAGGAAATTTTTTTGACACAAAAATATTTTGAATTGGAAATAAAACCAAAGAAAGATTATGATGTTTTTTTAGATTTAATAGAATCAATTGTTGCTGATGCAATAGAAGAGAGTGAAAATAAATCAATAATAATTAGAAGTGAAGAGAGTTTAGAAGATATCAAAAGTGCTGTTGTTAAATTTAGTGAAGCATTAGATATTGAGTGTGAAATATCTTATTTCAAAAAAGATAGTATAGATTGGATAAAAAACTATCAAGATTCAATAAAACCTGTTATTGTAGGTAGTTTTTATATAAGACCATCTTGGGAAAAAAGTATTGATGATAAAATAAATATCTTAATTGACCCAGCTTTAGCTTTTGGTTCAGGGCATCATGAAACAACATCTTCTTGTATTGAAGCTATTGATAAATATGTAAAAAAAGATGATGAGCTTTTAGATGTTGGTACAGGAAGTGGGATTTTAGCAATAGCATCTGCAAAAAAAGGTGCAAAAGTAGATATTTGTGATACAGATGAGATCTGTATAGATAGCTCTATCTCAAATTTTAAAATAAATAATGAAACTATAAACAACTCTTGGGTTGGTTCAGTAAATAGTGCAAAGTCAAAATATGATGTAGTAATTGCAAATATTATTGCAGATATATTAGTTATGATTTCAAATGATTTAAAAAATAGTATAAAAGATGATGGAATACTTATTCTATCTGGAATTTTAGATAAATATGAAAATAGAGTAAAACAATCTTTTAATGATTTAGAATTAAAAGAGAGAATACAAAAAAATGAGTGGTTAACACTTGTATTTAAAAAAACTAAGGAGATATAGATTTATGAATAAACAACAAAACAATAATTCAAATAATCAAAACAATCAAAATAACAATAACAACAATAATTTTTTTAATAATAATCCACTTTTGATATTTGTAATTTTTTCATTGCTTACAATATTTGCATTTAAAGCAATTTTCCCTGATAACAATGAAACTGGAACAAATTCACAAATTCAAGCATTTGGAAGTAGCACAAATAAAACTGTTCCATATTCTGAACTTAAAAAGCTGATTCCAAGTGGAAAAATTGAGTATGTTGGAATTGGTAATACTATTATTAAAGCAATTAGCAAACATGATGGTATGCAAAGAGTTACATATAATGCAAGAAGAGTTGTTCCTGATGAAACTTTAATAAAAGAGTTAGAATCTAATGGTATAGCTTATGGTGGAATAAATGAAGAGAATGTTTTATCTGATATTCTTTTTGGATGGGTTCTTCCAATATTTTTATTTTTTGCTATTTGGATGTTTTTGGTTAAAAGAATGCAAAAATCTATGGGTGGTGGATCAGGAGGAATTCTTGGAATTGGTTCATCTAAGAAAATGATTAATTCTGAAAAACCAAATGTAAAATTTGATGATATGGCTGGAAATAAAGAAGCAAAAGAGGAAGTAAGAGAAGTTGTTGATTTCCTTAGAGATCCAGATAGATATGTAAGACTTGGAGCACAGATTCCAAAAGGTGTATTACTTGTAGGTCCTCCAGGTACAGGTAAAACTCTTTTAGCAAAAGCAGTTGCTGGTGAAGCTGATGTTCAATTTTTATCAGTTTCAGGTTCTGCTTTTATTGAGATGTTTGTTGGAGTTGGTGCAAGTAGAGTTAGAGATCTGTTTGAACAAGCAAAAAAAGTAGCTCCTGCTATTATTTTTATCGATGAGATTGATGCTATTGGTAAAAGTAGAGCAAGTGGTGGTCCAATGGGTGGAAATGATGAAAGAGAACAGACTTTAAATCAACTTTTGGCTGAAATGGATGGATTTTCAACAGAAACTGCACCTGTAATTGTACTTGCTGCTACAAATAGACCAGAAGTTTTAGATCCAGCTCTTTTAAGACCAGGAAGATTTGACAGACAAGTTTTAGTTGATAAACCTGATTATGAAGGAAGAATCGAGATTTTAAATGTACATATTAAAGGTGTTAAAATTGCTAAAGATGTAGATTTAAAAGAAGTTGCAAAGATGACAGCAGGACTTGCTGGGGCTGATTTAGCAAATATTATAAATGAAGCTGCTTTACTTGCAGGAAGAGTTAATAAAAACTATGTAGAAGCAAGTGACTTTAAAGAAGCAGTTGAAAGACAAATCGCTGGACTTGAGAAAAAATCAAGAAGAATATCTCCAAAAGAGAGAAAAATCGTTGCATATCATGAAAGTGGTCATGCTTTAATGGCTGAAATTACAAAAGGTGCAAAAAGAGTAAATAAAGTTTCAATTGTTCCAAGAGGACTAGCAGCTTTAGGTTATACTTTAAATACACCAGAAGAGAATAAATATTTAATGCAAAAACATGAACTTATAGCTGAAGTTGATGTTTTACTTGGTGGAAGAGCAGCTGAAGAGGTATTTATTGGTGAAATAAGTACAGGTGCTGGAAATGATTTAGAAAGAGCAACAAATATTATTAAATCTATGGCAACAATATATGGAATGAGTGATATTGCTGGATTAATGGTACTTGAAAGAAGAACAAATCAATTTTTAGGTGGACAAACTCAAAAAGATTTCTCAGATTCAATGGCAAAAGAGCTTGATGATCATGTTAAAGATACTTTAAACGAAAGATATAAAGTAGTTCTTCAATCTTTAAGAGATAATAGTGAATCAATTGAACAAATGACAGCTGAGCTACTTGATATTGAAGTAATATCAGGTGAAAGAGTAAGAGAAATCATAAAAGAAAATGGTGGAACTGTTTTTGAAGATGAAGATTTACATAGTGAAGCTATAAAAGAAAAAGAGAATGAAAAAAGTAGTTCTGAAAATAAAGAAGATAGTAAATCACAAGATAAAGAGTAAAAAAATAGGTTTTAGAATAAAAATTCTAAAACCTCTAAATAATAAAAATTATCCTTGACAAAAAAGATAAAAATAAATATACTTTCGGACTTATATAAAAAAGGAGAGTAATATGAAAATATTTAATATTTCACAAAACAATTTCATTCAAAGTGCTAACTCTCTACTCCTCTTAAAACTTCTCTAAAATATAATTTTAATTATTTCGTTTCAGCTTTAGTTTTTCTTTTTTTATAGAAAAAAAGATATAATCAATTGTTAATTTAAAAGGTAAATATTATGGATAAAAATAAAATTATTGTATTTGATACAACTTTAAGAGATGGTGAGCAAAGTCCTGGATGCTCTATGAATACTGATGAGAAGATAAAAGTAGCATTACAGTTAGAGAAATTAGGTGTTGATGTTATTGAAGCTGGATTTGCAGCTGCAAGTCCAGGTGATTTTGATGCAGTTAGTCAAATTGCAAAAATTATAAAAAACTCAACAATCTGTTCATTAAGTAGAGCAATAGATAATGATATAAAACAAGCAGGATTAGCTGTTTCTCATGCTTCAAAACATAGAATTCATACTTTTATTGCAACGAGTCCAATTCATATGCAATATAAATTAAAAATGACTCCAGATGAAGTTATTAAAAGAGCTGTTAAAGCTGTACAATATGCTAAAACTTTTGTAGATGATGTTGAATTTTCTTGTGAAGATGCAGGAAGAAGTGAAATACCATTTTTAAAAGAGGTTATTGATGCGGTTATTGATGCAGGTGCAAAAACAATAAATTTACCAGATACAGTAGGATATAGATTACCAACAGAATTATCTTCAATGATAAAAGAGTTAAGTGCTTATACAGGAGATAGAGCAATAATCTCTGTACATAATCATAATGATTTAGGATTAGCAACAGCAAATACTTTAGCTTCAGTATTAAATGGAGCTAGACAAATTGAAGTTACAATAAATGGATTAGGTGAAAGAGCTGGAAACTCTGCTTTAGAAGAAGCTGTTATGGCAATAAAAGTTAGAAAAGATATTTTTGGTGATTTATATACAAATATTAATACTCCTGAATTATATGCTACTTCAAGATTAGTTGCAACAATTACAGGTGTTGAACCACAACAAAACAAAGCAATTGTTGGTAAAAATGCTTTTGCTCACGAAAGTGGAATACACCAAGATGGTGTTTTAAAACATCAAGAAACATATGAAATTATGAGACCTGAAGATGTTGGTGTTATTAAAGATAGCACTTTGATTTTAGGGAAACATAGTGGAAGAGCTGCATTTAAAGATAAAATTGCACAATTAGGTTTTGATAATGTAAGTGAAGAAGAGTTAAATAATGCATTTGAAAGATTTAAAATTTTAGCTGATAAGAAAAAAGATATAACAGATGATGATGTAAGAATGTTAATAACTGATGAAGCTTTAAATCATGATAAAATTTTTGATTTAGTTGGATTACAAATTAGTGATTGTTCAAATGGTTTACCAATGGCAGCTGTAACAATTAAACACAATAATGAGATTTTAAAAGATGCAGCTTTAGGTGATGGAACTATGGATGCTATATTTAAAACAATTGATAGATTAACAGGTTACTCAGGACAATTAAAAGATTATAAAGTTGTATCTGTTAGTGAAGGAAAAGACTCTTTAGCAAA is a genomic window containing:
- the ftsH gene encoding ATP-dependent zinc metalloprotease FtsH codes for the protein MNKQQNNNSNNQNNQNNNNNNNFFNNNPLLIFVIFSLLTIFAFKAIFPDNNETGTNSQIQAFGSSTNKTVPYSELKKLIPSGKIEYVGIGNTIIKAISKHDGMQRVTYNARRVVPDETLIKELESNGIAYGGINEENVLSDILFGWVLPIFLFFAIWMFLVKRMQKSMGGGSGGILGIGSSKKMINSEKPNVKFDDMAGNKEAKEEVREVVDFLRDPDRYVRLGAQIPKGVLLVGPPGTGKTLLAKAVAGEADVQFLSVSGSAFIEMFVGVGASRVRDLFEQAKKVAPAIIFIDEIDAIGKSRASGGPMGGNDEREQTLNQLLAEMDGFSTETAPVIVLAATNRPEVLDPALLRPGRFDRQVLVDKPDYEGRIEILNVHIKGVKIAKDVDLKEVAKMTAGLAGADLANIINEAALLAGRVNKNYVEASDFKEAVERQIAGLEKKSRRISPKERKIVAYHESGHALMAEITKGAKRVNKVSIVPRGLAALGYTLNTPEENKYLMQKHELIAEVDVLLGGRAAEEVFIGEISTGAGNDLERATNIIKSMATIYGMSDIAGLMVLERRTNQFLGGQTQKDFSDSMAKELDDHVKDTLNERYKVVLQSLRDNSESIEQMTAELLDIEVISGERVREIIKENGGTVFEDEDLHSEAIKEKENEKSSSENKEDSKSQDKE
- a CDS encoding 2-isopropylmalate synthase — protein: MDKNKIIVFDTTLRDGEQSPGCSMNTDEKIKVALQLEKLGVDVIEAGFAAASPGDFDAVSQIAKIIKNSTICSLSRAIDNDIKQAGLAVSHASKHRIHTFIATSPIHMQYKLKMTPDEVIKRAVKAVQYAKTFVDDVEFSCEDAGRSEIPFLKEVIDAVIDAGAKTINLPDTVGYRLPTELSSMIKELSAYTGDRAIISVHNHNDLGLATANTLASVLNGARQIEVTINGLGERAGNSALEEAVMAIKVRKDIFGDLYTNINTPELYATSRLVATITGVEPQQNKAIVGKNAFAHESGIHQDGVLKHQETYEIMRPEDVGVIKDSTLILGKHSGRAAFKDKIAQLGFDNVSEEELNNAFERFKILADKKKDITDDDVRMLITDEALNHDKIFDLVGLQISDCSNGLPMAAVTIKHNNEILKDAALGDGTMDAIFKTIDRLTGYSGQLKDYKVVSVSEGKDSLAKVTTRVSFEENSQTFVGHGLSIDTMLATAKAYLGALNSYLSQKDRLTKNCGHQI